In a genomic window of bacterium:
- a CDS encoding polysaccharide biosynthesis protein: protein MRSNVLARLALFAVHVTTGLWLTPYLIGHLGLAMYGLVPLANQITAYMGIITVALTGAVGRYLTIELTRGDFAAANRTFNTSLFGGLMLAAGLLVPVAVVVATAPFFLTIPPGSEAQVRILLGGVMLAFLLAVDSYPFVSSCIACNRLDINSLIEATYPAVRVVATIILFSWLGARLWQVGVSFAVGGVAMMAAGILAWRRLTPQLHVSPRAFDRTRLRALTGMGGWLSMNSLGSLLFLNADLLVVNMVVGVEAGGAYGAVLQWSVLLRTMAGMLPALVYPNLLAAYAEGDLARLVSISKLSTKLLGLVLALPVGLICGLSYPLLHAWLGPSFAPLWQLLVLMTFHLAVNHATGPLLFTQMTYNKVRWMGIATLILGCVNVSLAVLFAGPLHWGMYGVALAGAIVLTFRNAIVVPAYTARIMERPWLTFVGDTMVSALATALVAALAWFVSRHLNVMSLPRLAAVGAAVAAVYAAAAYYLGLRPAEQQTLRQIILARPAAAVTDSVGPELGGGA from the coding sequence ATGCGCTCCAATGTCCTCGCCCGCCTGGCGCTGTTCGCGGTCCATGTCACGACCGGCCTCTGGTTGACCCCCTACCTGATCGGCCACCTCGGCCTGGCCATGTACGGCCTCGTGCCGCTGGCCAACCAGATCACCGCCTACATGGGCATCATTACGGTGGCGCTCACCGGCGCCGTCGGGCGCTACCTGACGATTGAGCTGACGCGCGGTGACTTCGCGGCGGCCAACCGCACCTTCAACACGAGTCTCTTCGGTGGCCTGATGCTGGCGGCGGGCCTGCTCGTACCCGTTGCCGTCGTCGTGGCGACCGCCCCGTTCTTCCTCACGATCCCGCCGGGTAGCGAGGCCCAGGTGCGCATCCTGCTGGGCGGGGTCATGCTGGCCTTCCTGCTCGCCGTGGACAGCTACCCCTTCGTCTCCTCGTGCATTGCCTGCAACCGCCTGGACATCAACAGCCTGATCGAGGCGACATACCCGGCCGTGCGGGTGGTGGCCACCATCATCCTGTTCAGCTGGTTGGGCGCTCGGCTCTGGCAGGTGGGAGTGTCCTTCGCGGTCGGGGGCGTGGCCATGATGGCCGCGGGCATCCTGGCATGGCGGCGTCTGACGCCCCAACTGCACGTCTCGCCCCGGGCCTTCGACCGGACGCGCCTGCGGGCCCTGACCGGCATGGGCGGTTGGCTGTCCATGAACTCCCTGGGGTCGCTGCTGTTCCTCAACGCCGACCTGCTCGTGGTGAACATGGTCGTCGGTGTGGAGGCGGGAGGCGCGTACGGCGCGGTACTGCAGTGGTCGGTGTTGCTGCGCACCATGGCAGGGATGCTGCCGGCCTTGGTGTACCCCAACCTCCTGGCCGCCTACGCCGAAGGCGATCTCGCCCGCCTGGTGAGCATCTCCAAGCTCAGCACCAAGCTGCTGGGGCTGGTGCTGGCCCTGCCCGTCGGTCTCATCTGCGGCCTGTCGTACCCGCTGTTGCATGCCTGGCTGGGGCCGAGTTTCGCTCCGCTGTGGCAGTTGCTGGTGCTGATGACCTTCCACCTGGCGGTCAACCATGCCACCGGGCCGCTGCTGTTCACGCAGATGACCTACAACAAGGTGCGCTGGATGGGCATCGCCACGTTGATACTCGGGTGCGTGAATGTCTCTTTGGCGGTGCTGTTCGCGGGGCCGCTGCACTGGGGCATGTACGGCGTGGCGTTGGCCGGGGCCATCGTGCTGACCTTCCGCAATGCCATCGTGGTGCCCGCATACACGGCCCGCATCATGGAGCGGCCCTGGCTGACCTTCGTCGGCGACACGATGGTCTCTGCCCTGGCAACGGCGCTCGTGGCCGCGCTGGCGTGGTTTGTCAGTCGCCATCTCAACGTGATGTCGCTGCCGCGCCTGGCGGCAGTGGGCGCGGCGGTCGCCGCGGTGTACGCTGCCGCGGCATACTACCTCGGTCTGCGTCCCGCCGAGCAGCAGACGCTGCGCCAGATCATCCTGGCCCGGCCCGCGGCGGCGGTCACCGACAGTGTCGGGCCAGAGCTCGGCGGGGGGGCCTAG
- a CDS encoding GNAT family N-acetyltransferase gives MTPPEARPATQTDLNHIVAIHQQAFVGFFLTELGPRFLRRYYDLVLRSPAGVLWVVEAEDGSPVGFVAGSSDPTAFYAELRDRKVQFGLAMLPTLLRRPWSVPRVLTNFRRTGDEEERPPAGVAELTSIGVCPTASGKGYGQALAKAFVAAARERGCQGVYLTTDAHGNDRVNDFYQRQGYRLTGTITAHGGRVLNKYLLDL, from the coding sequence GTGACCCCACCTGAGGCGCGCCCGGCTACCCAGACCGACCTGAACCACATCGTGGCGATCCACCAGCAAGCCTTCGTCGGGTTCTTCCTGACCGAACTGGGGCCCCGCTTCCTGCGCCGGTACTACGATCTCGTGCTGCGGAGCCCGGCCGGGGTGCTGTGGGTCGTGGAGGCCGAGGACGGGAGCCCCGTGGGCTTCGTAGCCGGGTCCTCGGACCCGACGGCGTTCTATGCGGAGCTGCGGGACCGCAAGGTGCAGTTCGGGCTGGCGATGCTGCCGACGTTGCTGCGGCGCCCCTGGTCGGTGCCCAGGGTGCTGACCAACTTTCGCCGGACCGGCGACGAGGAGGAGCGGCCGCCAGCGGGGGTGGCTGAGCTGACCTCGATCGGGGTCTGCCCGACGGCCTCAGGGAAGGGTTACGGGCAGGCACTGGCGAAGGCCTTCGTCGCCGCGGCCCGCGAGCGTGGCTGTCAGGGGGTGTACCTGACGACAGACGCGCACGGCAATGACCGCGTGAATGACTTCTACCAGCGCCAGGGCTACCGCCTGACCGGCACCATCACGGCCCACGGAGGGCGTGTCCTCAACAAGTACCTCCTGGACCTGTGA
- a CDS encoding glycosyltransferase family 4 protein, whose product MRACLLREYFHPDTTGPQVWSEITRALADDFGVEFDVITSCNSYGDCAARFPAYSEWDGIRIHRVRTPRTKQPTTLKRLLAGIRFSFAALGKLLSRRRRYDLLVVLSCPPALPFVADLYHRLTGTPYVYLVPDLFPDLGVNLGELPASSALVRLARRLQRGWLKHASRVIVLGRCMKDYLVHTYGLPPEQVAVITSFADPQVISPQEKQTQFRREHGLTGFVVLYAGNFGPYHRFEDILDAAAALRDSHPEITFALVGGGARFDEVREHVATRNLSNVRVIAAVPREQLSDLLASADLSLVTLEPGAEGLGVPSKFYSILASGRPTLAVLAEGSEVARVCGEAQCGVQCDLGDAGRLADLIVELASDPERLAAMGHNAVSALQDRYTLEHVARRYHEVFRQSMAGPATQEATSCDPT is encoded by the coding sequence TTGCGCGCTTGTCTGCTGCGAGAGTATTTCCACCCTGACACCACCGGGCCCCAGGTCTGGTCGGAGATCACCCGCGCCCTGGCCGACGACTTCGGCGTGGAGTTCGACGTCATCACGAGCTGCAACTCGTACGGCGACTGCGCCGCGCGCTTCCCGGCCTACAGCGAGTGGGACGGCATCCGCATCCACCGTGTCCGCACCCCTCGCACCAAGCAGCCTACCACCCTCAAGCGCCTGCTGGCGGGGATCCGCTTCTCGTTTGCCGCTCTGGGGAAGCTCCTGTCCCGGCGGCGCCGCTATGACCTCCTGGTCGTCCTGTCCTGTCCGCCGGCCCTTCCCTTCGTGGCCGACCTGTACCACCGCCTGACCGGCACGCCGTACGTGTATCTGGTGCCCGACCTCTTCCCCGATCTGGGCGTCAACCTGGGCGAGCTGCCAGCCAGCAGCGCCCTGGTCCGACTGGCGCGGCGGCTGCAGCGCGGCTGGCTCAAGCATGCCTCCCGCGTCATCGTCCTGGGGCGCTGCATGAAGGACTACCTGGTCCACACTTATGGCCTGCCGCCCGAGCAGGTGGCGGTCATCACCAGCTTCGCCGACCCTCAGGTGATCAGCCCGCAGGAGAAACAGACGCAGTTCCGCCGCGAACATGGCCTCACGGGCTTCGTGGTACTGTACGCGGGCAACTTCGGTCCCTACCACCGCTTTGAGGACATCCTCGATGCGGCGGCGGCGCTGCGCGACAGCCATCCTGAGATCACCTTCGCGCTGGTGGGCGGCGGGGCGCGCTTCGACGAAGTGCGCGAGCATGTGGCGACGCGGAACCTGAGCAACGTCCGGGTCATTGCGGCTGTGCCGCGGGAGCAGTTGAGCGACCTACTGGCCTCCGCCGACCTGTCGCTGGTCACCCTGGAGCCGGGCGCCGAGGGCCTGGGCGTACCCAGCAAGTTCTATTCGATCCTCGCCTCCGGCCGACCGACGCTGGCCGTTCTGGCCGAGGGCTCGGAAGTCGCGCGGGTGTGCGGCGAGGCCCAGTGTGGGGTCCAGTGCGACCTCGGTGACGCGGGTCGCCTGGCCGACCTGATCGTGGAACTGGCGTCCGACCCTGAGCGGCTGGCCGCCATGGGGCACAACGCCGTCTCCGCCCTGCAGGACCGCTACACCCTGGAGCATGTGGCCCGGCGGTACCACGAGGTCTTCCGCCAGAGCATGGCCGGCCCGGCGACGCAGGAGGCGACCAGTTGTGACCCCACCTGA
- a CDS encoding sugar transferase: MRPLKRPFDLVFAALGLVLCSPLFAVVALLIKLRDRGPVFYKQQRVGWHGKPFRMWKFRTMVVNADKIGKSLTVGRDPRITPVGHFLRQTKLDELPQLINVLRGEMSFVGPRPEVEEYVRLYTPEQAQVLDLRPGITDPASIKYRNESEILATHTDPEQAYISEIMPEKIRLNLEYGARANVLTDLLVILRTLARLAG, from the coding sequence ATGAGACCGCTCAAGCGTCCCTTCGACCTGGTCTTTGCGGCCCTGGGGCTGGTGCTGTGCTCGCCCCTGTTCGCGGTGGTGGCGCTACTGATCAAGCTGCGCGACCGGGGCCCGGTGTTCTACAAGCAGCAGCGTGTGGGCTGGCACGGCAAGCCGTTCCGCATGTGGAAGTTCCGCACGATGGTCGTCAACGCCGACAAGATCGGCAAGTCGCTCACAGTCGGGCGCGATCCGCGCATCACGCCGGTGGGGCACTTCCTGCGCCAGACCAAGCTGGACGAACTCCCCCAGCTCATCAACGTGCTGCGCGGCGAGATGAGCTTCGTGGGCCCGCGGCCGGAGGTGGAGGAGTATGTGCGCCTCTACACCCCCGAGCAGGCGCAGGTGCTGGACCTGCGGCCCGGCATCACCGACCCCGCCTCGATCAAGTACCGCAACGAGAGCGAGATCCTCGCCACCCACACCGACCCCGAGCAGGCCTACATCAGCGAGATCATGCCCGAGAAGATCCGTCTGAACCTCGAGTATGGCGCCCGGGCCAATGTGCTGACCGACCTCCTGGTGATCCTGCGCACCCTGGCGCGCCTGGCCGGCTGA
- a CDS encoding glycosyltransferase family 4 protein, which translates to MRILQVHNRYRSGLGGEDTTVDSERQMLRDFGHDVEQLEVFNGEPPRSPVRAAAAGLQAIWSAGSYHQMADTVRRVQPDIVHVHNTFHRLTPSIFWALNALQTPCVVTLQNYRTTCAAALLCRDGSPCEACVGRFPWAALRHRCRYAESLGAGLMIASTQVAHQWLGTYRRRVPGFIVLTEFQKQLMVRTGMPLDRIHVKPNFVHAPATPVDTAAPRHRQVVYVGQIVRAKGVDLLLEAWQRLAPTGWKLVLVGDGPDLPGWQQAYPDSDALLWAGRRTREETMAIVSQSSLLVLPSRWYEGMPLVLLEAMAAGTPVLVPQHGAFLSMLHDEAEGRFFAPCDAASLEATLREMLAADETQWRRWREGAWAAWQELYTPEANHRQLMDIYDRVIARVRG; encoded by the coding sequence TTGAGGATACTGCAGGTACATAACCGCTATCGCTCCGGTCTGGGCGGGGAAGACACGACGGTGGATAGCGAACGGCAAATGCTGCGGGACTTCGGGCATGATGTCGAGCAGCTCGAGGTCTTCAACGGGGAGCCGCCGCGCTCACCTGTGCGGGCAGCGGCGGCGGGTCTGCAGGCCATCTGGTCGGCGGGCTCGTACCACCAGATGGCGGACACCGTGCGGCGGGTGCAGCCGGACATCGTGCATGTCCACAACACCTTCCACCGGCTGACACCCAGCATCTTCTGGGCGCTCAACGCTCTGCAGACGCCGTGTGTGGTGACCCTGCAGAATTACCGCACGACCTGTGCCGCCGCCCTGCTGTGCCGCGATGGCTCGCCGTGCGAAGCCTGCGTCGGCCGCTTCCCGTGGGCGGCGCTGCGGCACCGATGCCGGTACGCCGAGTCGCTGGGCGCCGGTCTGATGATTGCCAGCACACAGGTGGCGCACCAGTGGTTGGGGACATACCGTCGCCGGGTGCCTGGCTTCATTGTCCTGACCGAGTTCCAGAAGCAGCTCATGGTCCGGACGGGGATGCCGCTCGACCGCATCCATGTCAAACCGAACTTCGTTCATGCCCCGGCCACGCCGGTGGACACGGCCGCACCGCGGCACCGCCAGGTCGTGTATGTGGGGCAGATCGTGAGGGCCAAAGGGGTGGACCTGCTCCTGGAAGCCTGGCAGCGTCTGGCGCCCACGGGCTGGAAGCTGGTCCTGGTGGGCGACGGGCCAGACCTGCCGGGTTGGCAGCAAGCCTACCCGGACTCGGACGCACTGCTGTGGGCCGGGCGCCGCACGCGGGAAGAGACGATGGCCATCGTGTCCCAAAGCAGCTTGCTGGTGCTGCCTTCGCGCTGGTATGAGGGCATGCCGCTGGTGCTGCTGGAGGCCATGGCGGCGGGCACGCCGGTCCTGGTGCCCCAGCATGGCGCCTTCCTGTCCATGCTGCACGACGAGGCCGAGGGGCGGTTCTTTGCCCCCTGTGACGCGGCGTCGCTGGAGGCCACGCTCCGCGAGATGCTGGCCGCCGACGAGACGCAGTGGCGCCGCTGGCGGGAGGGCGCCTGGGCCGCCTGGCAGGAGCTGTACACGCCGGAGGCTAACCACCGGCAGCTCATGGACATCTACGATCGTGTCATCGCCCGGGTCCGCGGCTGA
- a CDS encoding DegT/DnrJ/EryC1/StrS aminotransferase family protein, with product MSETFIPFSPPQLGDEEIAEVVDSLKSGWITTGPKTRAFEEEFRDANGAPAALALSSCTAALHLAIDTLGIGPGDEVITTPLTFVATVNAIEHVGARPVLADVEPDTLNLDPERVAAAITPATRALLPVHYGGHPVDLDAFAALAEPAGLHVIEDAAHAVSARYKGRLIGSSDNPAAFSFYATKNMTTAEGGMLTGPAEFIDRARIASLHGMSRDAWKRYGKGGSWYYEVVMPGFKYNMTDLQAAIGRVQLRRLPAFQQRRAEVVGAYDRAFADCEALQTPVCRPEVEHAWHLYALRLNLDALSISRNQFIDELSARQIGTSVHFIPIHIHPYYVEKYGFAPDAFPVAFSNYERLISLPLNAGISDADVARVAEAVLDIVGKHRR from the coding sequence GTGAGCGAGACTTTCATCCCCTTCTCGCCGCCGCAGCTTGGCGACGAGGAGATTGCCGAGGTCGTGGATTCGCTGAAGTCCGGGTGGATCACCACGGGCCCCAAGACCCGCGCCTTCGAAGAGGAGTTCCGCGACGCCAACGGCGCCCCGGCGGCCCTGGCGCTCAGTTCCTGCACGGCAGCGCTGCACCTGGCCATAGACACCCTGGGGATCGGCCCGGGCGATGAGGTCATCACGACGCCGCTGACCTTCGTGGCGACGGTCAACGCCATCGAGCATGTCGGCGCCAGGCCGGTGCTGGCCGACGTGGAGCCCGATACGCTGAACCTGGACCCCGAGCGTGTGGCGGCCGCCATCACCCCGGCCACCCGCGCCCTGCTGCCGGTGCACTATGGCGGCCATCCGGTGGACCTGGACGCCTTCGCCGCCCTGGCCGAGCCGGCCGGCCTGCACGTCATCGAGGATGCCGCCCACGCGGTGTCCGCCCGCTACAAGGGGCGTCTCATCGGCTCGTCGGACAATCCCGCCGCCTTCAGCTTCTACGCCACCAAGAACATGACCACGGCCGAGGGCGGCATGCTGACCGGCCCGGCGGAGTTCATAGACCGCGCGCGCATCGCCAGCCTCCACGGGATGAGCCGCGATGCCTGGAAGCGCTACGGCAAGGGCGGTAGCTGGTACTACGAGGTCGTCATGCCGGGCTTCAAGTACAACATGACCGACCTGCAGGCGGCAATCGGGCGCGTGCAACTGCGGCGCCTGCCCGCGTTCCAGCAGCGGCGTGCCGAGGTCGTGGGGGCCTATGACCGGGCCTTCGCCGACTGCGAGGCCCTGCAGACGCCGGTATGCCGCCCCGAGGTGGAGCACGCTTGGCATTTGTATGCCCTGCGCCTGAACCTCGACGCCCTGTCAATCAGCCGGAACCAGTTCATTGACGAGCTGAGCGCCCGCCAGATCGGCACGTCCGTCCACTTCATCCCGATCCACATCCACCCCTACTATGTGGAGAAGTACGGCTTCGCGCCGGACGCCTTCCCGGTGGCGTTCAGCAACTACGAGCGCCTGATCAGCCTGCCGCTGAACGCCGGGATCAGCGACGCCGACGTCGCCCGCGTGGCCGAGGCGGTGTTGGACATCGTGGGGAAGCACCGGCGATGA
- a CDS encoding glycosyltransferase family 4 protein: MTAQYEGSRVSVGLFHPGTQHSYFTAKALQAEDMLAWYATEIFYRADRLPYSALRHCPASLRALLEREARRRYDPDLDPRLVKTFGSWEWGETIARRMGLGPLSRRLNLIGNVAFARRVARLAAQTHPSLLWGFNGASCEAFRGARREGIPCVLDQTTCTLAYQRTLYEEEAHFAPPDWRPQISDLSSLDIADREMDWATAIVAGSAQVVDSLPERHRAKAIVCPYGVDGRFFEVVPRPRGPQFTVLYVGNITPNKGLYHLLEACARLRATIPLQLRLVGLLNVPARALAPYADFVDHVPNVPYAQVHTLYANCDAFALPSLQDGFGRVALEAAASGLPMVLSDHVGAAGLFAHGVSAMVHPIRDITAIADCLSALYHDRDRALALGEEARRVARIHTWERYGGQVRQIARHLANAS, translated from the coding sequence GTGACAGCGCAGTACGAAGGGTCGCGGGTATCCGTAGGACTCTTCCATCCCGGAACCCAACACTCGTACTTCACGGCCAAGGCGCTCCAGGCCGAGGACATGCTCGCCTGGTACGCCACCGAGATCTTCTACCGGGCCGACCGCCTGCCCTACAGCGCTCTGCGCCACTGCCCGGCCTCCCTGCGCGCGCTGCTGGAGCGGGAGGCGCGGCGTCGCTACGACCCGGACCTGGACCCCCGTCTGGTGAAGACCTTCGGCTCGTGGGAGTGGGGCGAGACCATCGCGCGGCGCATGGGTCTGGGGCCCCTATCCCGGCGCCTCAACCTCATCGGCAACGTGGCGTTCGCCCGGCGTGTCGCGCGCCTGGCCGCGCAGACACACCCCTCGCTGCTGTGGGGCTTCAACGGCGCCTCGTGCGAGGCCTTCCGCGGGGCTCGCCGGGAGGGGATTCCGTGTGTCCTGGACCAGACGACCTGTACCCTGGCCTACCAGCGGACGCTCTACGAGGAGGAGGCTCACTTCGCGCCGCCTGACTGGCGTCCGCAGATCTCCGACCTGTCCAGCTTGGACATTGCCGACAGGGAGATGGACTGGGCGACCGCCATCGTCGCCGGGAGTGCGCAAGTGGTGGACAGCCTCCCCGAGCGCCATCGCGCCAAGGCCATCGTCTGCCCCTATGGCGTGGATGGGCGGTTCTTCGAGGTGGTGCCCCGGCCGCGGGGGCCACAGTTCACGGTGCTGTATGTCGGCAACATCACGCCCAACAAGGGCCTGTACCACCTGCTGGAGGCGTGCGCGCGCCTGCGGGCCACGATCCCGCTGCAGCTCAGGCTGGTTGGGCTCCTGAACGTGCCGGCCCGAGCCCTGGCCCCGTACGCGGACTTCGTGGACCACGTCCCCAACGTCCCCTACGCCCAGGTGCACACGCTGTACGCCAACTGCGACGCGTTCGCCCTGCCCAGCTTGCAGGATGGTTTCGGGCGAGTGGCGTTGGAGGCCGCCGCCAGCGGTCTGCCGATGGTGCTGTCCGACCACGTCGGCGCCGCCGGGCTGTTCGCTCACGGCGTCAGTGCCATGGTCCATCCCATCCGCGACATTACTGCGATCGCCGACTGCCTGTCGGCCCTCTACCACGATCGCGACAGGGCCCTCGCCCTGGGGGAGGAAGCGCGGAGGGTCGCGCGAATACATACCTGGGAACGGTACGGTGGCCAGGTACGGCAGATCGCGCGACACCTCGCGAACGCCTCCTGA
- a CDS encoding polysaccharide biosynthesis protein — MSVSPWRVLLALIDVACVCVAMLVAAVLLYDGQFGSLWHTLRITMGLIAAAVPLCHYFAGLYSRIWEYASAGAAIAIVAGTSAAVLAAYALATLLGASLPVVVWYVTWLTSIVLVGSARLGWRVIRPLLPRTNGNGKTSRRVLVYGTGPDECALPATLDRLYDHACQTVGYLDDDPTRRGLIIGAAKVLGSLADLPQIVRRWRVDEVVLTMALDDRDRIRAIYDACSKAGVRARAIPPMVEMIENEHLISREVLAEDLLEREPPTSAVQLRDEYLRGKTILVTGAGGSIGSELCRQICQCRPARLLLLGRGENRIHWIYLYLRHRFPEVDTIPIIQNITVASGVRRVFEQYHPQVVFHTAAHKHVYLMEREPVEAVRNNVGGTRLLAETAEEFGVERFVSISTDKAVAPGGVMGATKRAAELLLITRPLRRTQFICVRFGNVLGSEGSVLEIFRRQWRRREPLTVTDPEATRYFMTIPEACFLVLQAGALGSHGQIFLLDMGHAVSIMKLAQEFILLHGGNPFDPEAICFTGLRHGEKLHETLTYADEELLPTADKRILRVGNSGAGLSAEVVCRHIDGLEAAVAAEDEQAACDGLNELTGSEVRPYKTWAASA, encoded by the coding sequence ATGAGCGTGTCGCCCTGGCGTGTCTTGCTGGCGCTGATTGATGTCGCCTGTGTGTGTGTGGCGATGCTCGTGGCCGCCGTACTACTGTACGACGGCCAGTTTGGTTCCCTCTGGCACACGCTCCGCATCACCATGGGCCTGATTGCGGCCGCGGTGCCCCTGTGTCACTACTTCGCCGGCCTCTATAGCCGTATCTGGGAATACGCCAGCGCCGGGGCAGCCATCGCCATCGTCGCCGGAACCAGCGCCGCCGTTCTGGCCGCCTATGCCCTGGCCACGCTCCTGGGGGCCAGCCTGCCGGTCGTCGTCTGGTATGTCACCTGGCTCACCAGCATCGTCCTCGTGGGTAGCGCGCGCCTGGGCTGGCGCGTCATCCGCCCCCTCCTCCCGCGCACCAACGGCAACGGCAAGACGAGCCGGCGGGTCCTGGTCTATGGTACCGGGCCGGACGAGTGCGCCCTGCCGGCGACGCTCGACCGTCTCTACGACCATGCGTGTCAGACGGTCGGCTACCTCGACGACGATCCGACTCGCCGAGGCCTCATCATCGGCGCAGCCAAGGTCCTCGGGTCGCTGGCCGACCTGCCGCAGATCGTCCGGCGGTGGCGCGTGGACGAGGTCGTGCTGACCATGGCGCTGGACGACCGCGACCGGATCCGCGCCATCTACGACGCCTGCAGCAAGGCCGGCGTCCGGGCTCGTGCCATCCCGCCGATGGTGGAGATGATCGAGAACGAGCACCTGATCTCGCGGGAGGTGCTGGCCGAGGACCTCCTGGAGCGCGAACCCCCGACCTCCGCCGTGCAGCTACGGGACGAGTATCTCAGGGGCAAGACCATTCTCGTGACTGGGGCTGGCGGCTCCATCGGCTCGGAACTGTGCCGCCAGATCTGTCAGTGCCGCCCGGCGCGCCTGCTGCTGCTGGGGCGTGGTGAGAACCGCATCCACTGGATCTACCTGTACCTCCGGCACCGCTTCCCGGAAGTGGACACGATCCCGATCATCCAGAACATCACCGTCGCCAGCGGCGTGCGGCGCGTCTTCGAGCAGTATCACCCGCAGGTCGTCTTCCATACCGCGGCCCACAAGCATGTGTACCTGATGGAGCGCGAGCCGGTCGAGGCCGTGCGCAACAACGTCGGCGGCACCCGCCTGCTGGCCGAGACCGCCGAGGAGTTCGGCGTCGAGCGCTTCGTCTCGATCTCCACGGACAAGGCCGTCGCTCCGGGGGGCGTCATGGGAGCCACCAAGCGCGCCGCGGAGTTGCTGCTCATCACGCGCCCCCTGCGCCGTACGCAGTTCATCTGTGTCCGGTTTGGGAATGTCCTGGGCAGCGAGGGCAGCGTCCTGGAGATCTTCAGGCGCCAGTGGCGACGGCGTGAACCGCTGACGGTCACCGACCCCGAGGCCACGCGCTACTTCATGACCATCCCCGAAGCCTGCTTCCTGGTCCTGCAAGCCGGGGCCCTGGGCTCGCACGGGCAGATCTTCCTGCTGGACATGGGCCACGCCGTCTCCATCATGAAGCTTGCTCAGGAGTTCATCCTGCTGCACGGCGGCAACCCCTTCGACCCCGAGGCCATCTGCTTCACGGGGCTGCGGCACGGCGAGAAGCTCCACGAGACGCTCACCTACGCCGACGAGGAGCTGCTGCCCACGGCTGACAAGCGCATTCTGCGGGTCGGCAACAGCGGGGCCGGGCTGTCGGCAGAGGTGGTCTGCCGCCACATTGATGGGCTGGAGGCTGCTGTGGCCGCGGAGGACGAGCAGGCTGCCTGCGATGGTCTCAACGAACTGACGGGTAGCGAGGTCCGCCCCTACAAGACGTGGGCCGCCTCCGCCTGA